The following proteins are co-located in the Telopea speciosissima isolate NSW1024214 ecotype Mountain lineage chromosome 9, Tspe_v1, whole genome shotgun sequence genome:
- the LOC122640619 gene encoding uncharacterized protein LOC122640619 translates to MDALWELEDKLKLSTQGAIVVFLGTAFAVIGLCTAVLKKEKKKRLQRKQLVDEETTDGKWGESGSGWESIEDALIGSVRWSEASKLELEEMQALSWREGTPATLLVRGRYNVVTPVWQSHNSVSPVWQKPILMGEKCELPRFSGLILYDERGRPLHHDDPSDKEFLLQEKTVMTLKDLL, encoded by the exons ATGGACGCTTTGTGGGAGTTGGAAGACAAGTTGAAATTATCAACTCAAGGAGCAATAGTTGTGTTTCTGGGCACAGCCTTTGCTGTCATCGGACTCTGTACAGCTGTgctgaagaaggagaagaagaagaggttaCAGAGGAAGCAACTCGTGGATGAAGAAACTACAGATGGGAAGTGGGGAGAATCAGGGTCAGGTTGGGAATCAATTGAGGATGCGTTGATAGGTTCTGTACGGTGGAGTGAGGCAAGTAAGCTTGAGCTGGAGGAGATGCAAGCTTTGAGTTGGCGAGAGGGCACCCCTGCAACTTTGCTGGTTAGAGGAAGGTACAATGTGGTGACACCAGTGTGGCAGAGTCACAACTCAGTGTCACCAGTGTGGCAGAAACCGATTCTGATGGGGGAGAAGTGTGAGCTCCCCAGATTCAGTGGCCTCATCCTCTACGACGAGCGTGGACGCCCACTTCATCATGATGACCCATCAGATAAGGAGTTCCTGCTCCAG GAAAAAACTGTTATGACTCTCAAGGACCTACTGTAA